A single region of the Amphiprion ocellaris isolate individual 3 ecotype Okinawa chromosome 4, ASM2253959v1, whole genome shotgun sequence genome encodes:
- the LOC111568896 gene encoding calpain-1 catalytic subunit-like isoform X2: protein MFGGPSMQIQKARDRVGGLGSVQQAVRSMNQDFQALKEECLQNGSLFEDPMFPAEPASLGFKELGPFTAKTRGVEWTRPTEMTADPQFIVGGATRTDICQGALGDCWLLAAIGSLTLNEHLLHRVVPHGQSFTNQYTGIFHFQFWQFGEWVDVVIDDRLPVKDGELMFVHSAEGSEFWSALLEKAYAKLNGSYEALSGGSTTEAFEDFTGGVSEMYELKNPPRDLHRIIQKALQRGSLLGCSIDISSAFDMEAVTFKKLVKGHAYSVTGLRQVDYHGRAERLIRIRNPWGQVEWTGAWSDNSSEWNAVDSAEKDEMLCKMEDGEFWMSFQEFLHQFSRLEICNLTPDALSLDHTSFWTTTMFEGSWRRGSTAGGCRNHPNTFWINPQYKICLLEKDDDPEDDEASCSFLVALMQKDRRRYRRHGHDMHTIGFAIYEIPAEFRGSPSVHLKKDFFLRHSSCARSETFINLREVSARLRLPPGEYLIVPSTFEPSKEADFVLRVFTEKQSETEEMDDCVVANLDQDEYISESDIDDSFRSMFSQLSGDDMEISVRELRTILNRVVSKHRDLQTDGFSMESCRMMVSLMDVS from the exons ATGTTTGGAGGCCCATCAATGCAGATCCAGAAGGCCCGGGACCGAGTTGGCGGTCTGGGCTCGGTCCAGCAGGCCGTCCGGTCCATGAACCAGGACTTCCAGGCCCTGAAGGAGGAGTGTCTGCAGAATGGGTCCCTCTTCGAGGATCCCATGTTCCCCGCAGAACCGGCCTCTCTGGGCTTCAAAGAACTCGGACCTTTTACTGCCAAAACCAGAGGAGTGGAGTGGACGAGACCCACT GAGATGACAGCGGACCCTCAGTTCATTGTGGGCGGAGCCACTCGGACTGACATCTGTCAGGGAGCTCTGG GTGACTGCTGGCTCCTGGCTGCGATTGGTTCTCTGACTCTGAACGAACACCTGCTCCATCGTGTTGTTCCTCACGGTCAGAGCTTCACCAACCAGTACACTGGCATCTTCCACTTCCAG TTCTGGCAGTTTGGTGAGTGGGTGGATGTGGTGATCGATGACCGGCTGCCGGTTAAAGATGGAGAACTGATGTTCGTCCACTCGGCTGAAGGCTCAGAGTTCTGGAGCGCCCTGCTGGAGAAGGCCTACGCCAA GCTGAACGGCTCCTATGAAGCTCTGTCCGGAGGCTCCACCACCGAGGCATTCGAGGACTTCACCGGCGGTGTGTCGGAGATGTACGAGCTGAAGAACCCTCCCAGAGACCTCCACCGGATCATCCAGAAGGCTCTGCAGAGAGGATCGCTGCTGGGATGCTCCATCGAC ATCAGCAGTGCCTTCGACATGGAGGCGGTGACCTTTAAGAAGCTGGTGAAAGGACACGCCTACTCAGTGACGGGCCTTAGACAG GTGGACTACCACGGCCGGGCGGAGCGTCTGATCCGGATCAGGAACCCGTGGGGCCAGGTGGAGTGGACCGGAGCCTGGAGCGATAA CTCCTCAGAGTGGAACGCTGTGGACTCTGCAGAGAAGGACGAGATGCTGTGTAAGATGGAGGACGGGGAGTTCTG gATGTCCTTCCAGGAGTTCCTGCATCAGTTCTCGCGGCTGGAGATCTGTAACCTGACCCCGGACGCCCTGAGCCTGGACCACACCAGCTTCTGGACCACCACCATGTTCGAGGGCAGCTGGAGGCGGGGCAGCACAGCCGGGGGCTGCAGGAACCACCCCA ACACCTTCTGGATCAACCCCCAGTATAAGATCTGCCTGCTGGAGAAGGATGACGACCCCGAGGACGACGAGGCGTCCTGCAGCTTCCTGGTGGCTCTGATGCAGAAGGACCGTCGCCGCTACCGTCGCCACGGACACGACATGCACACCATCGGATTCGCCATCTATGAG ATTCCTGCTGAG TTCCGCGGTTCTCCCAGCGTCCACCTGAAGAAGGACTTCTTCCTGCGCCACTCGTCCTGCGCTCGGTCCGAGACCTTCATCAACCTGCGAGAGGTGAGCGCCAGGCTCCGCCTCCCGCCCGGAGAGTACCTGATCGTCCCGTCCACCTTCGAGCCCTCCAAGGAGGCCGACTTCGTCCTGAGGGTCTTCACCGAGAAGCAGTCGGAGACCGA ggaGATGGATGACTGCGTGGTGGCCAACCTGGACCAAGAC GAGTACATCTCAGAGAGCGACATCGACGACTCCTTCAGGTCCATGTTCTCCCAGCTATCTGGAGAC GACATGGAGATCTCAGTGAGAGAGCTGAGGACCATCCTCAACAGAGTCGTCTCCAAAC ACAGAGACCTTCAGACGGATGGTTTCAGTATGGAGTCCTGCAGAATGATGGTCAGCCTCATGGACGTATCCTGA
- the LOC111568896 gene encoding calpain-1 catalytic subunit-like isoform X1, whose protein sequence is MFGGPSMQIQKARDRVGGLGSVQQAVRSMNQDFQALKEECLQNGSLFEDPMFPAEPASLGFKELGPFTAKTRGVEWTRPTEMTADPQFIVGGATRTDICQGALGDCWLLAAIGSLTLNEHLLHRVVPHGQSFTNQYTGIFHFQFWQFGEWVDVVIDDRLPVKDGELMFVHSAEGSEFWSALLEKAYAKLNGSYEALSGGSTTEAFEDFTGGVSEMYELKNPPRDLHRIIQKALQRGSLLGCSIDISSAFDMEAVTFKKLVKGHAYSVTGLRQVDYHGRAERLIRIRNPWGQVEWTGAWSDNSSEWNAVDSAEKDEMLCKMEDGEFWMSFQEFLHQFSRLEICNLTPDALSLDHTSFWTTTMFEGSWRRGSTAGGCRNHPNTFWINPQYKICLLEKDDDPEDDEASCSFLVALMQKDRRRYRRHGHDMHTIGFAIYEIPAEFRGSPSVHLKKDFFLRHSSCARSETFINLREVSARLRLPPGEYLIVPSTFEPSKEADFVLRVFTEKQSETEEMDDCVVANLDQDEYISESDIDDSFRSMFSQLSGDDMEISVRELRTILNRVVSKHRDLQTDGFSMESCRMMVSLMDKDGSARLGLLEFHILWNKIRKWLGIFREFDLDKSSCMNSYEMRLALENGGLKLNSKLYQMLVARYADNEIIDFDNFTCCLAKLEAMFKAFQELDKDATGSVEMNIGEWLCMTMCG, encoded by the exons ATGTTTGGAGGCCCATCAATGCAGATCCAGAAGGCCCGGGACCGAGTTGGCGGTCTGGGCTCGGTCCAGCAGGCCGTCCGGTCCATGAACCAGGACTTCCAGGCCCTGAAGGAGGAGTGTCTGCAGAATGGGTCCCTCTTCGAGGATCCCATGTTCCCCGCAGAACCGGCCTCTCTGGGCTTCAAAGAACTCGGACCTTTTACTGCCAAAACCAGAGGAGTGGAGTGGACGAGACCCACT GAGATGACAGCGGACCCTCAGTTCATTGTGGGCGGAGCCACTCGGACTGACATCTGTCAGGGAGCTCTGG GTGACTGCTGGCTCCTGGCTGCGATTGGTTCTCTGACTCTGAACGAACACCTGCTCCATCGTGTTGTTCCTCACGGTCAGAGCTTCACCAACCAGTACACTGGCATCTTCCACTTCCAG TTCTGGCAGTTTGGTGAGTGGGTGGATGTGGTGATCGATGACCGGCTGCCGGTTAAAGATGGAGAACTGATGTTCGTCCACTCGGCTGAAGGCTCAGAGTTCTGGAGCGCCCTGCTGGAGAAGGCCTACGCCAA GCTGAACGGCTCCTATGAAGCTCTGTCCGGAGGCTCCACCACCGAGGCATTCGAGGACTTCACCGGCGGTGTGTCGGAGATGTACGAGCTGAAGAACCCTCCCAGAGACCTCCACCGGATCATCCAGAAGGCTCTGCAGAGAGGATCGCTGCTGGGATGCTCCATCGAC ATCAGCAGTGCCTTCGACATGGAGGCGGTGACCTTTAAGAAGCTGGTGAAAGGACACGCCTACTCAGTGACGGGCCTTAGACAG GTGGACTACCACGGCCGGGCGGAGCGTCTGATCCGGATCAGGAACCCGTGGGGCCAGGTGGAGTGGACCGGAGCCTGGAGCGATAA CTCCTCAGAGTGGAACGCTGTGGACTCTGCAGAGAAGGACGAGATGCTGTGTAAGATGGAGGACGGGGAGTTCTG gATGTCCTTCCAGGAGTTCCTGCATCAGTTCTCGCGGCTGGAGATCTGTAACCTGACCCCGGACGCCCTGAGCCTGGACCACACCAGCTTCTGGACCACCACCATGTTCGAGGGCAGCTGGAGGCGGGGCAGCACAGCCGGGGGCTGCAGGAACCACCCCA ACACCTTCTGGATCAACCCCCAGTATAAGATCTGCCTGCTGGAGAAGGATGACGACCCCGAGGACGACGAGGCGTCCTGCAGCTTCCTGGTGGCTCTGATGCAGAAGGACCGTCGCCGCTACCGTCGCCACGGACACGACATGCACACCATCGGATTCGCCATCTATGAG ATTCCTGCTGAG TTCCGCGGTTCTCCCAGCGTCCACCTGAAGAAGGACTTCTTCCTGCGCCACTCGTCCTGCGCTCGGTCCGAGACCTTCATCAACCTGCGAGAGGTGAGCGCCAGGCTCCGCCTCCCGCCCGGAGAGTACCTGATCGTCCCGTCCACCTTCGAGCCCTCCAAGGAGGCCGACTTCGTCCTGAGGGTCTTCACCGAGAAGCAGTCGGAGACCGA ggaGATGGATGACTGCGTGGTGGCCAACCTGGACCAAGAC GAGTACATCTCAGAGAGCGACATCGACGACTCCTTCAGGTCCATGTTCTCCCAGCTATCTGGAGAC GACATGGAGATCTCAGTGAGAGAGCTGAGGACCATCCTCAACAGAGTCGTCTCCAAAC ACAGAGACCTTCAGACGGATGGTTTCAGTATGGAGTCCTGCAGAATGATGGTCAGCCTCATGGAC AAAGACGGCAGCGCTCGACTCGGTCTGCTGGAGTTCCATATCCTCTGGAACAAGATCAGGAAGTGGCTG GGAATCTTCCGGGAGTTCGATCTGGATAAATCCAGCTGCATGAACTCCTACGAGATGCGGCTGGCGTTGGAAAACGGCG GCCTCAAGCTTAACAGCAAACTGTACCAGATGCTGGTGGCCCGATACGCCGACAACGAGATCATCGACTTCGACAACTTCACCTGCTGCCTGGCCAAGCTGGAGGCCATGTTCA aGGCCTTTCAGGAGCTGGACAAAGATGCGACGGGATCGGTGGAGATGAACATCGGAGAG TGGCTCTGTATGACGATGTGTGGTTGA